From a single Larimichthys crocea isolate SSNF chromosome XIII, L_crocea_2.0, whole genome shotgun sequence genomic region:
- the LOC104931801 gene encoding SNF-related serine/threonine-protein kinase: MAGLKRHHDGKIAGLYDLDKTLGRGHFAVVKLARHVFTGEKVAVKVIDKTKLDPVARGHLFQEVRCMKMVQHPNVVRLYEVIDTATKLYLILELGDGGDMYDCIMKHDGGLTEEVAKCYFAQIVHAISYCHRLHVVHRDLKPENVVFFEKQGVVKLTDFGFSNRFQPGKKLNTSCGSLAYSAPEILLGDEYDAPAVDIWSLGVILFMLVCGQPPFQEANDSETLTMIMDCKYTVPPHISHACRDLIAHMLQRDPKKRATLDEIQAHQWLQGVDPSPATKLSTPLVSHRSLSEEEHGSIIQRMVLGGIADRDTITEALESNQYNHITATYFLLAERMLRERQEKEQHSQTRSPSPSKAQFRQSWPTRVDVHQDVSDGLGGPGISHPGGPQSPARSAESLHKGPRPKTALLDLSQRQENHSLTSSQQQPPRQNPERGLRPLVKPHSNPLRLGSLTSVGPCKPRSPSLFSVEEDEEEEGEEDKRLSPSALPTQVVLRCKTSSSSMSSGNRLTSRMSAPVLNQIHEADTEDEEEEERRELHGLGPPKPSLSLNLNSRIPSPSSLMSSPKTVGVTAPVAAFTPSSETSDDETESHHKPDLASVGGRGDERKARKEDREKSGSGQASPSNCASPGSGSGQGKGTAKAASGLVESLKLMSLCLSSQFHNLTGGGGGGGGGGSAGIVGGDAQDRPMWRMCMGGSTGSLDKVSLLGGPSPRGNMYHHQPPLGDALADPLLEGTCTGTLRLGELDLARENHRNMKNRVLQMPLSDKTLSVNIHRSPKEGLLCTPTPHSCCQVI, encoded by the exons ATGGCGGGACTCAAACGTCATCATGATGGGAAGATCGCGGGGCTGTATGACCTGGACAAGACGCTGGGACGTGGACACTTTGCTGTGGTCAAATTGGCCCGACATGTTTTCACTGGGGAAAAG GTCGCAGTGAAGGTGATAGATAAGACTAAGCTGGACCCGGTGGCGAGGGGGCACCTTTTCCAGGAGGTGCGATGCATGAAAATGGTGCAGCACCCCAACGTGGTGCGCCTCTACGAGGTCATCGACACGGCCACCAAGCTCTACCTCATCCTGGAGCTGGGAGACGGAGGAGACATGTACGACTGCATCATGAAGCATGACGGAGGCCTCACTGAAGAG GTGGCCAAGTGTTACTTCGCTCAAATCGTCCACGCCATCTCCTACTGTCACCGGCTACACGTGGTCCACAGGGACCTGAAGCCAGAGAACGTGGTGTTCTTCGAGAAGCAGGGCGTCGTCAAGCTCACAGACTTCGGCTTCAGCAACCGGTTTCAGCCTGGGAAAAAACTCAACACCTCCTGCGGCTCGCTGGCCTACTCTGCTCCTGAAATACTGCTGGGGGATGAGTACGACGCTCCCGCTGTGG ataTCTGGAGCCTGGGGGTTATCCTCTTCATGCTGGTCTGTGGTCAGCCCCCCTTCCAGGAGGCTAACGACAGTGAGACGCTCACTATGATCATGGACTGTAAATACACGGTGCCTCCACACATCTCCCATGCATGCAGAGA TCTAATAGCCCATATGCTCCAGAGGGACCCCAAGAAACGAGCGACCTTAGATGAGATCCAGGCCCACCAATGGCTTCAAGGCGTCGACCCCTCCCCGGCCACCAAGCTGTCCACCCCTCTGGTGTCCCATCGCAGCCTGTCGGAGGAGGAGCACGGCTCCATCATCCAGCGCATGGTGCTGGGAGGCATCGCGGACCGAGACACTATAACTGA gGCTTTGGAGTCGAATCAGTACAACCACATCACAGCTACATACTTCCTGCTGGCTGAGAGGATGCTGAGGGAGAGGCAAGAAAAAGAGCAGCACAGCCAGACACGATCACCAAGCCCCAGCAAGGCCCAgttcag GCAGTCCTGGCCCACCAGAGTGGATGTTCACCAGGATGTCAGTGATGGCTTGGGTGGTCCGGGTATCTCCCACCCTGGGGGGCCACAGTCTCCTGCCCGCAGTGCTGAGAGCCTCCACAAAGGCCCTAGGCCCAAAACAGCTCTGCTGGACCTCAGCCAGCGTCAGGAGAACCACAGCCTAACATCCAGCCAGCAGCAACCTCCGCGACAGAACCCGGAGAGGGGGCTCAGGCCTCTGGTAAAGCCCCACTCCAACCCCCTCAGGCTGGGCTCTTTGACCTCAGTGGGCCCTTGCAAACCTCGTAGTCCCAGTCTTTTTagtgtggaggaggatgaggaagaagagggggaggaagacaAACGCTTATCTCCTTCTGCCCTACCTACTCAGGTGGTGCTTCGTTGCAAAACCTCTTCATCATCTATGTCTTCTGGTAATCGCCTGACGTCCCGTATGAGTGCTCCGGTTCTCAACCAGATCCACGAGGCGGACAcagaggacgaggaagaggaggagaggagggagctgCATGGACTCGGCCCGCCCAAACCTAGCCTCAGCCTCAATCTGAACTCTAGAATACCATCACCTTCATCGCTTATGTCATCGCCTAAAACTGTTGGTGTAACAGCACCAGTTGCCGCTTTCACCCCGAGCTCAGAGACGAGTGACGATGAGACGGAAAGTCACCATAAACCAGATCTAGCGAGCGTAGGTGGACGAGGGGATGAGAGAAAAGCTAGGAAAGAGGATAGAGAGAAAAGCGGGTCAGGCCAGGCCAGTCCATCCAACTGTGCCAGTCCTGGATCAGGTTCAGGCCAAGGAAAGGGAACAGCCAAAGCTGCCAGCGGCCTGGTGGAGAGCTTAAAGCTCATGAGCCTGTGCCTGAGCTCTCAGTTTCACAACCTAacggggggaggaggaggaggaggtggcggtGGCAGCGCCGGCATCGTTGGCGGGGACGCCCAGGACCGCCCCATGTGGAGGATGTGCATGGGCGGCTCCACTGGTAGTCTGGATAAAGTCTCACTCCTGGGCGGTCCTTCACCCCGAGGGAACATGTACCACCACCAGCCCCCGCTGGGTGACGCGTTAGCGGACCCGCTGCTTGAGGGCACCTGCACAGGCACGCTGAGGCTGGGAGAGCTGGACCTAGCCAGGGAGAACCACAGGAACATGAAGAACCGTGTGCTGCAGATGCCTCTGAGCGACAAGACTCTGTCTGTCAACATCCACCGGAGCCCCAAGGAGGGTCTGCTCTGTACCCCGACCCCACACAGCTGCTGCCAGGTCATTTAG
- the rpl14 gene encoding large ribosomal subunit protein eL14, translating into MVFKRFVEIGRVAYVSFGPHAGKLVAIVDVIDQNRALVDGPCTGVKRQSMPFKCMQLTDYVIKVPHSARQKFVRRAWEKAEVNQKWEQSSWAKKIEARQKRAKMSDFDRYKVMKAKRMRNKIIKHEVKKLQKEAAKK; encoded by the exons ATG gtgttcAAACGCTTCGTTGAGATCGGCCGTGTCGCCTATGTCTCTTTCGGACCCCATGCTGGCAAGCTGGTGGCCATCGTAGATGTCATCGACCAAAATAGG gcTCTTGTTGATGGTCCCTGCACAGGCGTGAAGAGGCAATCCATGCCCTTCAAGTGCATGCAGCTCACAGACTACGTCATCAAAGTACCTCACAG CGCCCGCCAGAAGTTTGTGAGGAGAGCCTGGGAGAAGGCTGAAGTCAACCAGAAGTGGGAACAAAGCAGCTGGGCCAAGAAGATCGAGGCAAGACAGAAG AGGGCCAAGATGTCTGACTTTGACCGCTACAAGGTGATGAAGGCCAAGAGGATG aggAACAAGATCATCAAGCATGAGGTGAAGAAGCTCCAgaaggaggcagcaaagaagtGA